The genomic segment GCAGCGCGACCCGGAACTGGCGATCGTGGTGTCCGCGATCAAGGCGACCGTCAAGGGCGGCATCGGCAAGCTCCGTGAGCGGCCCCGCGGCGAGGGCTGGAAACCGGGCCAGCCGTGGCGGGCCCTGTCCCGGCCGACGTGGCGCCCGGACATCCGCGCGGCCGTCATCTCCCGCACCCGGATCAACATGCACCGCAAGATCGTCAAGCACGCCGCGTTCACCGGCCAGTACCCGGTCGCGATCCTCTCCGACTGCGCCGTCTACGCGGCCGACGGGACCAGCCCGCTGGACTTCCTGCCCTACCGCGCCGGCAATCCCCTCCCCGGCGGCTTCAAACTCGGGGTGAACCCCGGGCTGGTGAAGTGGGAGGGTACCCAGAGCGTGCTGTGGGGCGAAGGCCTGCATGAGCAGTACGGCCAGGACCTCAACTTGGCCCGGTACATCAAGGACGGCCAGGTCACCGGCCAGGACAACGGGGAGTAGACCGGATGAGCATGTTCGGCGAAGGCCTGGACAAGGCGGTGCAGCGGGCGTTCACGCGCCCGATCCCGAAGTCGGCCGGCGCGCAGATGCGATACCTGGTCAAGCAGCTCAAGGGCACCCGGGCCGTCGCCCAGATGCTGCGGGTCTCCCAGCGCACCGTCGAACGGTACGTGAAGGGCCAGATCAAAAAGCCCCGCCCGGACCTCGCCGCCCGCCTGGAGAACGAGGTGACGAAGCGGTGGCAGCCACAGGTCCGCGCCAAGGCCCGAGAGAGGGCGGCGACCACCGGCGGCATCGTCATCGACACCCGGGCCCGCATCGGCTACACCGCGCCGGTCGGCTCCACTGACGACGCCCGGGTCCGGCACCTGACCATCGCGCTGCCTCCGCAGTACGCCGCCCGGCTCTTCGACGCCCAGCAGCAGGGCGTCGGCGACCAGCGCCTGCAGGAGATCGCCGCCGAAGCGCTCAAGGACGTGTACTTCCAGGACGGCGGCCGCCGCGCCGGAAGCCTGGAGGAAGTCCGCTTCACCGACATCGAGCATCTCGACTTCGACCTGTAGGCGCACCTGGACGCGAACGAGCCGGCAGCCTTGGGCTGCCGGCTCGTTGCTGCGGCCCCGGAGTCAACCCGAATCCGCACGCTGTCCCTGAACGACCTGGTTGGAGCCATGCGGTGCAGGGGCGTAGCCGGATAGTCCCAGGGCGGGGTTGAAGGAAGCAACCCGATCTGGTCCGCTTCTGGGTGTTTGCGTGATCACCCGGTGAGCTGTGGTGCTCCTCGAGATGGGCACGAGTGAGCGAGCCCGCTACTGCCATGGTCAGCGCCTCGATCGCTGCGGAGAACCCCCACCCTTTGGCCAACGGTCCTCGTAGCTGGACCGGTTTTTGTACTAAGCGCGACAAGTTTGAGGGTGGGACGTGCCTGAAGGAAAGTCCGGGATTGGTCATGACGCGCGGTCACCCGATGGCAGCATTCCTGTTACCGCGACACGGCGAGTCAACCGCCGAGCGGCACAACCTGGTTGGAGCCAGGCCGCCCTGCCGATGAGGCAGGGCCGCACAGCAACGCGATTGCAGAAAGGTGAACATGTCGAAATTCACGGGCGGCCCACGACCGCACCTGGCGCTCTCGGAGGCCGGTGTCATCGGGGTCATGGTCCTCATCGTGGCGGTGCTGGTCATCACGGGCGTGAAGCCGCTCACCGCCGTGCTCATCACTGGCTGCGCCGGACTCGCCGGGGCCGTCATCGTGTGGGCCTGCACGACCGGGAAGTTGCTCGGGCTCCTGCGGTCGGCCTGGGCTGAGCTGCCGGCGTCGTCCTGACGGCACCGTGCCTCGTGATCGGAAGGTTCGGCGCCTCAAGGAGGTGCCGGACCCCGGCAGCGCCGTGGGCCGGTTGGCAGGCGCTCTGCGCCGCAGCCGCGCCGCCCGGCGGCTGACCCAGGCCCAGGCAGCCGCCGTCCTCAGCACGTCCGAGTCGACCGTCCAGCGGGCCGAAGCCGGAGTCTCCACGCCGAAGAAGTACGTCGTTGAGGGTTACGTTGCCAAGCTCGGTCTCGACCCGGAGGAGGCAGAACATCTCCTCACCGAGGCCACCCGACCTCCCGGACGGCAGCGTCGCGTTCTGACCCAGGCCCCGCACCCGGGCCTGGTGAGCACCAGAGAGGAACTCGGACGGGCGCTGGCCCGGGTGTGGGAGGAGGACAACTGCCCCTCCCCCCGAGGCATGCAGGATCGGGCGGACAAGGCCGCAGCTCGGACGGCTGGCCAGCAGCAGGTGTCGACGCAGTATGCGTTCCTGTCCAAGAGCGCCGCGTACCGGATCGCCCACCGCCGGCAGCTGCCGAGCAGAGTGGAGCAGCTGCGGTCATACCTGCACGCGTGCCGGGTCAAGGAGAACGGGTACGAGGTCTGGGTCGCGGCTTACCACCGGGTCAAGGTCAAAGAGAAGGAGGAAGCGAAGGCCAGGACAGAGGCCAGGGCCGAGGAACGGCGCAGGTGGCGTGGCGAGGCGGGTCGACGCCGGGCCATTGAGATCATGCTGAAAGCCCGGTTGATTCCGGCCGAGTCCTTCTCCGGATCTGCCACCGCACCATGGACGGCCCGGTGCCGGGACTGCGGCCTGGTCGGCCGCTTTCGTCTCGCCTCCGTCCGGCAGGGGCACGGATGCCGTGAGTGCGCTTCCCCGCCTCAGTCGGCAGGCCGCGACGGAGACTCCGCTGTGCCGGCCGGGACGCCCCCCGAAGCGGACCAGGCCCTGGCCAGGGCGCGGGTACCAGCCGTGCCCGGCTCCGGGGCGGAAGCGCTGTGGGCCGGTCACTGCGCGACGTGCGGGTCTGCCGGCGGATCGGAGTACGGCAACTCCCGCTCCGTGGACTCCGCCCAGGGGTCCTGCCGGATGTGCGGCAGATCGCGGGAGACCGGTACGGAAGCCGATAGCGGGGTGCGGAGTGTGGTCTGACCAGTACCGGGGGGCGGGGGTTTTGCCCGGGCAGCAGCGGGACGAGCGCCCGACCGGGGCTGACGGCGGCTCCCGGCCGGAGCGCCATCAGCTGAGCCGACCCGCCTTCGCCGGGCTGGGGTCACGCTGCCAGTGTGGTGCGGGCCCGCTCGCGGAAGTCCCGGGCGTCCGGCACAGGGTAGGGAGCAAGGCGTTCGGCCAGGTTGAGCAACGGCGCGACGGTGCGGTGGGAGCTGATGGTCTCGGTCAGGTCCAGCGCGGCGTCGGCGGTCGCGCACGCCCGCTCGATCTGGCCCTGGGCGAACTGCGCGTCGGCCTGACGGGATAGGTAAAGGGCGTGGGTGCGTACGGACGTGGGGGCGAATAGGGCGTGGGCCTGGGCGAAGGCGGCTTCGGCGGGGCCGGGCTGGTTCATGTCGCGGTGGCTGGAGGCGCGGGCGCCGAGGATCTCGGCCTGGTTGAACCAGTAGGACCAGTCGGGGTCGGTGTGGCCGTCGGCTTGGGTCAGGAGCGCTTCGGCGCGGTCGAAGTCCGTCCAGCAGCGGGTGTCGCCCAGGTGGGCGCGGGCGCGCCCGCGCCGGGTGAGGAAGAGGGCCTGGACGCGCGGGGTGGTCGTGCCGCGGATTGAGGCCAGGGCGGTGTTGGCCATGTCCTCGGCGTCGTGCAGGCGGCCGGTGTTGTAGGCGCTGACGCTCCAGAAGCTGAGGGCATTGGCCCCGAGCGCGTTGTCTCCGGCGACACGCGCGGCCCGTAGAGCGGTGTCGAAGGTGCCGTCGGCGCACTCGCCTTTCACGTCGAACAGGGCGGCGGCGCGCTGGCGGGCGAGGTCGGAGGCGGCGGCGTACAGGCGGGCGCCGTGCGCGTCGGTGTAGGAGCGGTCGCGGATCAGGCCGTGGACCAGGGCGAGGGCGCTGGAGGCTTCGGCCAGGACGGTGCCGCCGCCGTCCTCATCGTCCATCCGCCGCAGCATTTGGGCCCGGTCCTCGATCTTTGCCACCGCGGCTTCGCCGATGCGGCGGCCGGTGGTGAGTTGGCCGGCGGCCACCGGGTCGGCCGTCAGCCAGGCCAGCAGCGAGGCGGTCAGTGTTCCCCCGGCGATCAGGACGAGCTCCCTGCGTGTGACGTCCATGGCGCTACCCCTTGCGAGTTCGGTCAGGGACTGGGAGGCGCCGAGCAGCGTCCACGGCCGGGGAGTTGGCCGTTGGGCGGGGTCCTCGGACAGCCACTCCGGCCATGGTCGCGCATCCACGGCGCCCGGTGGAATACCAAGCAGGTCGGCAATGAGCCGCTGGGTGGGCAGATCCGGGGTCCGGTCGTGTTCCCAGTACCACACGCCGTCGCGGCGGGTATGCAGCGGACGGCCGCGTTTGCGGCTGTGCGCGCGCAGGTGGCGGGCCAGTTCCGACTGGTTCCAGCCGCGTGCGTGGCGGGCTCGGGCCAGCAGGTAGCCGCGGGTCGTGCCGGCGTCTTTCCGGTGGGGGTCGAGTTCCATCAACGCCTCCGCTGTGCGCATGACCGGGCACGTACGGTGAGCGGCACTGTAGTGGGCCGACGGTCACGACGGGAGCGGCCCGGGCGTTGCTCCGTGTTGCTCGCAGGCGCAGCACACAGCAACACCTCCGGCCCTACCCGAGGGCCTGTCAGGTCGGCAGCGTAGAGGGCGATCGCCACCACCACGGCCGTGACGAACTC from the Streptomyces xinghaiensis S187 genome contains:
- the tpg gene encoding telomere-protecting terminal protein Tpg — its product is MSMFGEGLDKAVQRAFTRPIPKSAGAQMRYLVKQLKGTRAVAQMLRVSQRTVERYVKGQIKKPRPDLAARLENEVTKRWQPQVRAKARERAATTGGIVIDTRARIGYTAPVGSTDDARVRHLTIALPPQYAARLFDAQQQGVGDQRLQEIAAEALKDVYFQDGGRRAGSLEEVRFTDIEHLDFDL
- a CDS encoding helix-turn-helix domain-containing protein codes for the protein MPDPGSAVGRLAGALRRSRAARRLTQAQAAAVLSTSESTVQRAEAGVSTPKKYVVEGYVAKLGLDPEEAEHLLTEATRPPGRQRRVLTQAPHPGLVSTREELGRALARVWEEDNCPSPRGMQDRADKAAARTAGQQQVSTQYAFLSKSAAYRIAHRRQLPSRVEQLRSYLHACRVKENGYEVWVAAYHRVKVKEKEEAKARTEARAEERRRWRGEAGRRRAIEIMLKARLIPAESFSGSATAPWTARCRDCGLVGRFRLASVRQGHGCRECASPPQSAGRDGDSAVPAGTPPEADQALARARVPAVPGSGAEALWAGHCATCGSAGGSEYGNSRSVDSAQGSCRMCGRSRETGTEADSGVRSVV
- a CDS encoding transcriptional regulator — encoded protein: MRTAEALMELDPHRKDAGTTRGYLLARARHARGWNQSELARHLRAHSRKRGRPLHTRRDGVWYWEHDRTPDLPTQRLIADLLGIPPGAVDARPWPEWLSEDPAQRPTPRPWTLLGASQSLTELARGSAMDVTRRELVLIAGGTLTASLLAWLTADPVAAGQLTTGRRIGEAAVAKIEDRAQMLRRMDDEDGGGTVLAEASSALALVHGLIRDRSYTDAHGARLYAAASDLARQRAAALFDVKGECADGTFDTALRAARVAGDNALGANALSFWSVSAYNTGRLHDAEDMANTALASIRGTTTPRVQALFLTRRGRARAHLGDTRCWTDFDRAEALLTQADGHTDPDWSYWFNQAEILGARASSHRDMNQPGPAEAAFAQAHALFAPTSVRTHALYLSRQADAQFAQGQIERACATADAALDLTETISSHRTVAPLLNLAERLAPYPVPDARDFRERARTTLAA